The nucleotide sequence TGACATCGTGAGGTCGCCGCGCTGCTGCCGAGCCGCCCGCCGCACAGGCCCTGAGGGCGCCCAGACGCGCTCCgggcgcgggggggggggggggggggggggggggggagacatGGTGGGGGTTGTGCCCCTTGGTGTTGGGATGTTAGCAGTGACGATCGCGCCGcaagaaggcagaagaagaggAAGCCAAGGGCAGGATGCGAGGCCCGCAAGGGCAAGAGAAGTGAGCTGAGCTGAGCCGGGCTGTGCGGGGACTGCCCGCAGGGCTAGTTGGGACAGTCCCGACGCAACAGGTCTCCCCAAGCACCCGCTATGGGCCAGGCTGCTCCAGGCATTGCAGACATCTCAGGGAGCCAAACACCAAGTTCCCTGCTCCCGGGTTCCGGTTCTGGTGGTAGGGCACAGATAAATTAAGAATTAGAGAGTATGTTAAACGATGGTAAGTGCCATGGGGAAAAATAGAGCAGAAGAACGGAGAGGAGGGGTCGGGTTGCAAGTTTAAGTAGTGTGGTTAGAAGGTGACATTTCTGAAaaacttgaaggaggtgagagagcattccaggcagagggagcagccagtgcaaaggccctgaggcaggagtggcCTGGTGTGTGGTAGGAAGAGTTTGGAGGCCAGCGtgactggagcagagggaggaaggggctgggaggaggggagagggaggtcaGGAAGGGCCATGTGGGTTTCCTGTGAGTGAGATGGGCACCCCAAGGAGGGCTGTGAGCAGGAAAGGACAGAACCCCATTAGGAGGTGGCCCTCTGTATGGCCAGATCAGCATCtgccccctgagggcagggcctggagacACCAGTTGCAGGGTTGCTTCTCAGAGCTCTCCTTGGCCAGGGCTGACCTGTGGCGGCTCCTGAGCCAGACCTCAGCTCTGGGCTGAGGCtggcctccccaggccctgggtccTCAGGCCTTTTCACCAGCTGAGTGGCAGGTGACATGGGCCTCAGGGAAGGATGCTGGGGCCAAGAGGAGGCAGTTGGGGCCTTGAATTGCCGGACCCCAGAGGAGGTTCCACTGGGAAGGAAGAAGCCCTCCCTCCTTCTGGATGGAAAAGCCCCAGTTCCTGATCCGGCCTGAGGGGGCTTGCTGACCGGCtctcctgtttgtttgttttctgctctcttttcctGGGGAACTAGCCCCATCTCGTGGTCTCGGGAAGGCACCAGCTCCGACGCCCCCGGCGGCCTCTCCCTTTGGGCTCCCGGCTCCGTTTCAGGTGGCGGTGTCGCTCTCCGCCCCGCTGCTCTCCTCCCCCAGGGGGCGCCCCGCACACTCGGCTTCACCTGGTCAGGGTTGGGGCAAGCGGGGCGCGTGTGCTCCCTCCTGGGGCTGGGCCAGCCTGGGAGGAGGCCAGGACAGCGGCTGGTTACCCAGGCTGAAAGGGCCTTCCCGGCCGCTTGCCCGGGCGCTGTCTGACGGCCCCTCACTGGGACCCAGTGTTGGGTTTCAGGGAAACCCGAGCTCTGGGGCCTAGATTCATCCTTCAGGCCAAAGGGGCTTAGGAGAAGCCACTTTCCAGTTCCACAAGCTCCTTCCAGCTTCTTCCTTGTCACGTGCTCAGGAGTGTCACCCCATCCCCTCCTGGGGTTACTTGGCATTAGGGTCTGTGAGGGTAGGACTTGTCGCGTACTTTCAGGATGTGAAAGTACGCTGACCCCAGGGGACTCAAGGATGGACACTGTTGTGTGTGAGCAGTTCGCCTGGTGGGGGGGGACTCCAGCATTGCTCTCCGGCCACAGGCGAACCCTGCCCGTGGTGTTTCTCTCAGGTGGTCACAGCTCAACAGGTCCTTCTGTCTTGGGAGCTTGGAGCCCAGTGTGTCTTGGGCTGGGGGGACTAGAGAGAACACCTCTTACtttcaactttctttttgttGCTCCATTCTTCTGccggtggacacttgggttgcttccgctgtgaatcatgctgctgtgaacacgggtgtgcgagtttttttttttttttttaaagattttatttttcctttttctccccaaagctccccagtacatagttgtatattcttcgttgtgggtccttctagttgtggcatgtgggacgctgcctcagcgtggcctgacgagcagtgccatgtccgcgcccaggattcgaaccaacgaaacactgggccgcctgcatcggagcgcgcgaacttaaccactcggccacggggccagccccgggtgtgcgagtttttgtgtgaacacctgttttcagtgCTTTGAGCATATGCCCAGGAGTAGAACTGTTGAGTCATATGACGACTATGTTTACTTGTTGAGGAACCACCTAACTATTTTCCCTTTTAGTTTTGAACCCTGTCAAGCAATCGGCCAGGTAGGGAGGCTAGTCTGACGAAGCCCAGCACCCCCCTCCCCGACCGGCAGCGGCCTCCAGCTCACCTCGCTTCTTTCTCACTCTtgctccccttctctctttcctttgtttgtgctgaaatattttaaagtaaatttatatGCCATCTTCCCCCCAAATGCTTCAATGTGCATCTCTGGAGAAGGACATTTTCTTCCATGACCCAGTGCCATTATCCATGCAATATGTGAGCAGCAGTGGCCCCCAGTGTCCTGAGGACCGCTCCACAGTCACCCCCCATGCCCTCCAGTGCCTTTGGCTCCTCTCTCCTTCATGCCAGCATCTCATTGAGGATTCCCGTTGCACTTGGCTGTTGAGTCCTGAGATCTCTTTTTCGTCTGGGACAGCCTGCCTCCCTAGCCTCCTCTTTTCCCCATAACACTGATTTGCAGAAGAGACTGGGGAACAACCCACCTTCTGGATCGGGCTGGTTGCTTCCTTGTGGTGTCTTTAACTGGGCCCTCTGGCCCTGTTGGGTCCCAAGGCTGCATTCGAACCGGGTGGAACTTTCGCAAAGAGCCGTCCTGGGCAGCCTGGGCACCCCCGTGCCATCCCCGCAGCAGGCACGGCCCGCTTCTGTCCTGCCGTCCAGTTTGCTTTCTCTCCTGTGACCAGCAGTAAACAGGGGAAGACATTCAGACATCACGTGGAtgtctcttctccctcagtcTTTCACCTGATGGTTTTAGCATCCATTCCACCTTAAGGGATTCTTTCTCTCTGATTAATATAAACTTCTTCATCAGACAcgtgagtttatttatttattctgggcCAATGTTGATCAACAGCTCATCACGGGTGATAAGGGACTTAGGGATGATTTAAATGCTCCAGGGACCGTGTCCCCTCATCCTCTCTCCTGAGGCACAAGCAGCCGTGGTGGTGGCCGAGGGCAACGTAAGGAGCGTGCTCGGCCCACTCCCTCATAAGCCACTGCCTGCTGCCTCGGCTCCTCAGCCGGCCGGGACTTCCACAGGGTGGTCTCCAGTTGGATGGCGATAACATCCTTGGAGCAAACTTTCTTTTGCAGCCCTGTCTTCCAGCGCTGAGAACTGATGCAGAGATCTGACCCTATCCACTTTGTCAATGACACTTTCCTTAGCACgggccccagctccctcccatcCCCGAGGGGGTGTGGCCTCACCTTCTGTACCCCCCAGTTTTCAGCATCTCATTAGCtgggtctttctcttctccttgagaGCAAGTCTGTTTGCAGGCGGAGGTGGTATTTGTGTGTTTGGATTTTTTCGACCTGAATCGACCTGAGGGAAAAAGGAGTCGGCAATGGAGCTTCCAGGGATGGGTGGAAAGCCAGGCGTCGGGGTGCTGCCCACATGGGAAGAGGgctgaggaaagaaggaaatgagaagaaagagaggaggagaagcacAGTCCCTTGAAAGCCTGTTTGGTCGAGCTTAGCGTAGGAGGGGGTGAGCCCCTGTCTGGGGTCCTCTacacagggaaggagaggggacagaAGCTCAATTGGGGAAAgagttgtgggttgaattgtgtcccctgaaaaaaagatttcttgaaGTCCTGCCCCCCAGTGGCTGtgaatgggaccttatttggatgAGGTTATACTGGAGTAGCGTGGGCCTCACCTCACCCCTGGCTCTTTCCCCCTCCCTTAGCTTCTCTGCATCCCTGCGATGGCGGCCATTCTCCTGACAGCCAGACCCAAGGTGAGTGGGGCTCCCCGACTGTGGGTGGTCCTTGGCCTCAGCATCCCCCCTTGGCAGTCTCCATCTGCCGCCTCCTCTTGTCCCAGACTCACAACTCTTGCAAATCTGAGCCTCCGCCAGCTTCCAAGCTCTCCGTGGCTCCCCTACCTCCTGTTTAATTGCTGCCAGCTCATCCTGGGGCCCACAGGGGTGAATTCCCCTGCAGCCACAGGATTGGCTCATTTTAGGTGCCAGTATCTTTTGAGGACGTGTCCGTGTACTTCACCAAGACAGAATGGAAGCTTCTGGATCTCAGACAAAGGATCCTCTACAAGCAAGTGATGTTGGAGAACTACCGCCATTTGGTGTCACTGGGTAAGGACCCCCCACGGGCAAGTCCCCCTGCTCTGCCTCTGAACTCAATTTATTTCTGAGTTTCTTTGCTTGTTGGCTACTGTGAGCCCAAGAATAAATGCATTTCCACATCAGATCGGTAATCCCATGTGGCCCAGCTTTTATCTCAATAGCACGGTCTTTAGCTAAATGTTTTGGGTAAATGTTTGGGCTCCTGTTAAACTTATTTTGCATATAAAATCATGGGTTAACTAAACCTCTTCTACCCAAAAGACAGATGCAAATTATCCTCCAAtgtttatatgcattattttagTCTTAAGTCATTTGTAGCAAAATTGCATTTTACATTCGTTTCATCTTCTAGAGTCTAGCAGCTTCTTTTCCTTGCATCAAGCCATAGAGGGCCAGGGACACAGAGGCCCAGGACCAGGCGTGCACTTGGTCTTCCGGCCGGGAGAGATCAGGAAGGGGCTGGGGcagaccccccccacccccggctgcACCGCACTGCCTTCCGGGTGCAGGGGATGCATTCGCTCCATTTCTCCTTCTGGGCTCCACAGATTTCACCTCTGTAGTCTGACCCCACAGAGAGagactctctccttccctttggtTCTTTCTGGCCCTCACCAGGCAGATCTGGGATTTCCAGGGGAGTTCTGGAATCCTCACTTGAGTCTGGCCTAAGGAACTGAGACATGGGCTCTGTTTGATGGTGAAATGGGGGGCTTTGGCTTTCGGGGCACAGGCAGCCCCTGAGACTCCTCCGGGCCTTGGCCCCTGTAGATCCCTGCTCCAGCCCTTTGCCTGTCCCTTGGGGTCTCCACACAGATCCTCCACTTCCTGAAAGCCTGCCACCCTCCTTGCAGGCCAAATAGTAACACACCACAGGGCTGGGCTGGCGAAGGCCCCCCTGTGGCTCCCCCCAcacctgggcacagacacggtgGTTTGCAGCAGTGATGTGGGACACAGGCCCCGCCCCAAGAACCACGGCcgctgctgctccttggggagCAGATCTCACGGCCCCTGCTGCCACCTGCCCACCTGAGTGGAATCTGTGTGGCCTCCGCATCCTGAGAGGAACTCTGCCCTTTCTCTGAACCTTCTTAGTGGCACTTTCTAGAGAGTTCTTTGTTCTCTGTTCCTGAAGATAGTAAGGCTGGGCTGAGTTCAGGAGTGACTGATCCACTTCATTTCCATGGACAGGATTTTCATCCTCCAAGCCTCACCTGGTGTCCCAGCTGGAGAGAGGGCAGGGGCCCTGGGTAGCAGATGTCCGAAGGATGGGGGCCACCACAAGAATGGAGGCAGGTAATTGAGGGGAGCTCAGCCGGCTCGCCTGAGCCGTTTGCAAAGAGCGGCAGCCAAAGGAGGGTGGCGTGGTCACTTTGGGTGGGAAATTCTCTGTTGGGGCAGATTTAAATCTCCCAAGGAGTTCCCCGTTGAGGCACCAGATGAAGGGAGCGCCTCCTGCTGTCTGTCAGCAGCTCACAgtttccacctcctcccctctTGCTCTCCTGTCTGCCAATGATCATCCTGCTTCTTCCCCCACACCCTGGCGTCCTGagtcctctcttctctgccttggCCTGAGGATGAGGATAAAGAACAAACCCTAATCAGAGACACAGGGAGGGAGTGACACTGGTTGGTGCTCTTTGGCTTTACAGGTGACAGGATAAAAAGCAAGATGTCGATTTCAAAGCAGAACCATTGTCCAAAAGAACTCGCAGGGGCCGATCTTCAAAGTGGTAACCAGGGCCAGGCAGCCAGGCCGCTGGAGGGCACACTGGAGCACAGACAGAAACACGCTCTCTCTCCACAAACAGGTTCCAGCAGGGGTGATCATCCCAGGGAGAAAGGTCAAGGCAGCTCCTCAGGTGAGGGAAGAGAGACTGTGCAGAGAAGTGACCTCAGTGCTGGACAGGATCGGGTGCTAAGGCCACAGTGTGCCAAAGGGGCAGACAAGCGATACCTGTGTCAGCAGTGTGGGAAATGCTTCAGCCGGAGCTCCAACCTCATCAAGCACCAGATAATTCACAGCAGCGAGAAGCCCTACAAGTGCCGGGAGTGTGGAAAGCTCTTCCGGCGCAGCTTTGCGCTCCTGGAGCACCAGTGCATCCACAGCGGCGAGAAACCCTACACATGCCCGGAATGCGGCAAGGCCTTTACCCGCAGCTCCAACCTCATCAAGCACCAGATTATCCACAGTGGTGAGAAGCCCTATGAGTGTCCAGAGTGCGGGAAACTCTTCAGGCGCAGCTTTGCCCTCCTGGAGCACCGGCGGGTGCACAGCGGCGAGCGGCCCTACGCCTGCAGTGAGTGTGGCAAGGCCTTCAGCAGGAGCTCCAACCTCATCGAGCACCAGCGCACCCACAGCGGCCGGAAGCCCTACGCCTGCAGCCAGTGTCCCAAAGCCTTCAAGGGCATTTCCCAGCTCATTCATCACCAGCGCGTGCACAGCGGGGAGAAGCCATTTGAGTGCAAGGAGTGCGGGAAGGCCTTCCGCGGGCGCTCAGGCCTCAGCCAGCACCGGCGGGTGCACAGCGGCGAGCGGCCCTACGAGTGCAGCGAGTGCGGCAAGGCCTTCAGCAGGCGGGCCAACCTCTTCAAGCACCAGGCGGTTCACAGCGGGTGCCCAGACTGCTTCATTGCACCAGAGCAACCGCCTGCGGGCCGCGGGGCCGGGCAGGCCTGCCACAGGAGCTCCGACGGCGCCCAGGAGCCCTGTGCAGGCAGCGGCCAGCGCAGCCAGGGTGGCGAGGCCTGCAGAAGGACAGTGCAGCTCAGCCACCGCCAGAAAACACATGGGGGAAGGAAGCCCTCGGCGGGGTGCGATTGCGGAAAAGGGCTGGCCTCATAGGCCCACAGAAGACCCTTGGCAGAGCCCCGCCCTGAGGACAAGGGACACGAGCTGGACTCCAGGGCACGGCTGTCCTCGGCGCTGTCGCATGTGGGCCGCTGCGGGAGGGCCGGGTCTCAAATGAGGGgccctccactcccctcccttTGGTCCTCGATGATGCATAGAGACCGCACCACAGACTCGTCCCTGGGCCGATGGCTGGCCACTGTTGTGTGTGCACAGGCATGCGTGTGAGCAGATTTGGATTCCATGTCGCAGCTGCTGAAAGCGCGCCTGCCCCACGGGCCTGGGAGGTGCTGGGCTGGAGCAGGTGTTGTGAGCGCCGCTGCAGGCTCGGCCGTGAGGTGGGCAGGAGCAGTTTGTGTCCTCTGTGGGTCGTTCACTTTCCCCCAAGACTTGTTAGTTTCCCAGTAGAAGACACTCAAAGCACTTTAAGCTTTCAAAAGCTTATAAATGGAGGGGACTTGAGGGAATTCGAAACTGTGGGCTCTACAGCTAGGCTGTGGTTTGACTGTGACATCACCTCAAATTCATCAAGAAATGGCCTGAAAATGGACTCAGGCAAAGGCGCTCATGGCCCCCCCATGCCACATTGTCAGCCAGAAGCAAGTGGCGTCTGCTTTCACGCACAGCAGTGGGCCATTCTTTTCCTAGGTCATTGGTCCTTGTGCCTAAAAGCCATGGCCTTTTGTGGATGTCCCCAGCTGCTTCTGGAAGGAGTGGCACCCAGGCCCCGTCTTCTCAGTGCTggagagttctggaggctggctggCC is from Equus asinus isolate D_3611 breed Donkey chromosome X, EquAss-T2T_v2, whole genome shotgun sequence and encodes:
- the ZFP92 gene encoding LOW QUALITY PROTEIN: zinc finger protein 92 homolog (The sequence of the model RefSeq protein was modified relative to this genomic sequence to represent the inferred CDS: deleted 1 base in 1 codon), with the protein product MAAILLTARPKVPVSFEDVSVYFTKTEWKLLDLRQRILYKQVMLENYRHLVSLGFSSSKPHLVSQLERGQGPWVADVRRMGATTRMEAGDRIKSKMSISKQNHCPKELAGADLQSGNQGQAARPLEGTLEHRQKHALSPQTGSSRGDHPREKGQGSSSGEGRETVQRSDLSAGQDRVLRPQCAKGADKRYLCQQCGKCFSRSSNLIKHQIIHSSEKPYKCRECGKLFRRSFALLEHQCIHSGEKPYTCPECGKAFTRSSNLIKHQIIHSGEKPYECPECGKLFRRSFALLEHRRVHSGERPYACSECGKAFSRSSNLIEHQRTHSGRKPYACSQCPKAFKGISQLIHHQRVHSGEKPFECKECGKAFRGRSGLSQHRRVHSGERPYECSECGKAFSRRANLFKHQAVHAGAQTASLHQSNRLRAAGPGRPATGAPTAPRSPVQAAASAARVARPAEGQCSSATARKHMGEGSPRRGAIAEKGWPHRPTEDPWQSPALRTRDTSWTPGHGCPRRCRMWAAAGGPGLK